Part of the Paenibacillus kyungheensis genome, CCAATACTAGCACAGAAGATATGCATTATTCTCCTACCCTGCTGATTCATTTCTCATTAGCCGGTCAATTCAAACGACCTGAGACTGAAATTGTCTATCCGAACCATATTATTGAATTAGGAGATCACAAAGTTGCTCTGACCAGAGTCGAAATGTCTCCTTTAGAGATGCGTGTTCGCTTTACATTAGATCAGCCCTTTGAACCGTATAACACCAAAAAATCATGGGTAGAAGCGACAGGCATTATTGCAGGTGAAGGCGATCAAGCAGTGCTGTTACGGGCGTTAAATCGAAAAATGGCTTTCGATGATCCGAACAGTTATGAATATATCTTTTACAGCAATTTACTCGATCAACCCAAAACCCTGCAATTGCAAGTCGTTACCCGAGAAGCTGATAATATTGGAGATACCCAACTTATACAAATCAAATAAGCATCAAATTATGTAACTGCTGGCGGTGTCCAGCGGTTACTTTCGCTTGTCTGCGGATAATCGATTCCATGTGGATAAGACAGTAATTCTATTAATGTTCCCCACGGCGCACGTCCATACACAAATAAATGCCCTTCTCCCTTTTCTTCATTAGGTAGCGGATTAGGAGAAGACAGCAAAATGCCACCCGCCGATTCAAAATGACGGATAGCTGCTGGCATATCATCTACATATAACGCTATATGTTGGATACCATAATCTACTGCTAATGCGGGAGAGCGCTGTTCTGTATTTTCAAATTGGAACATCTCGATACTTGCACCCTGACCGATCTGAATCAGTCGCATATGACGCACTTTAGCGCCTTGTGGCAATCCTAACTTCTGTTCAGTCTCTGCGCCTTCTTGAGCAGGCTGTTGAGGGGTAAGCGTATCATAACAAATCGAAGCTCCAAATGCTTGCTTAAAAAACCGAGTCGCTTCTTCGATATCGGGAACGGTTAGACCGATATGATCGATACCTCGTATAGATCGATAATCTTGATGTGTATATTGAGATGATGCAGACATATGTATCCTTCCTTTCTAAATAACAACAGATTGGATATGATGCGTATGTCTTTTTTTACACTTGTTTTCTGAAAATTAAACGGTAGATCCTAATGCTTTTTTCAATAATAACGGTGAGCTTACTGGTGAAGTGATAATTCCAGCAGATAACGCCTGACATTCGTGAAAAGCAAAATGCTGACAACCACGACAACGTTCTAGATCAAGATACCCCAGCGCTTTATTAATCGCAATACCTGTCCGCTCATAGAAATGCTCTGCTCCAATCATCGTATACAAGCCTGTTTTTTGTAACAATTCAAGCGGTTGGTGCTGGATACCAGAGACAATCACTATGCCACCGTACGATTGTACTTTACGTACTAAGATTGTCAGGTTAGCATCTCCTGTTGTATCAATCATCGGGACTCTACCCATACGAAGCAATACGATCCGAGGTTGATTCGCAATAGCTTCATCTATCGCTTGTTCGATCAGATGGGTACTACCGAAAAAGAGTGCTCCTTCAATCGTGTAGATACTAATCTGAGGGCAATCATGATTTTCAGTAACCATATGACTTTGTACTTGCTGATTCACAGCTTCTGGATCAGGGAGTACTTTGGTTATCGTTAATCCTTGACTCATTCGTTTGACAAACAATATAACTGCTAATAACAATCCTACTTCAACAGCAGTCGTCAGATCAGCAAATACGGTCAATATAAACGTGATCGCCAAGACGAGCGAATCACTTGTTTTGATTTTCAAAATATGCATAAAATGCTTACGCTCACTCATATGCCATGCTACTAACATTAAGATCGGAGCCATACTAGCAAGCGGAATATTGGATGCATAAGGAGCAAATAACACCAATACAAGTAAAACCACAATCCCATGTACTACACCGGAGATAGGCGATACAGCGCCATTTTTGATATTCGTAGCTGTCCGAGCGATTGCTCCTGTAGCTGGAATACCACCAAATAAAGGAGTTATCATATTGGCGATTCCTTGTCCGATCAACTCTCGATTACTGTTATGACGTGTGCCTGTCATCCCATCAGCAACAACGGCTGATAACAAAGACTCTATACTGCCTAACATTGCAATCACTAATGCAGGGCGAATCAAAAAGGTAATTTTATCCCATGTCAAATCTGGAATATGAAAATGAGGAAGCGCTCCTGAGATGGCGCCAAATGAAGATTCGATAGTAGCCACTTTGCCTTGAAAAAACAGCACAGCCACTCCTGTCGAGATCAATAATCCGATCAATGAACCTGGCACTTTAGGGAAAAAGCGTGCGGTTACTATCATAGCTAAAAAACAGGTCAATCCGGTGATAAGGCTGTATATATTAAATGTGTTCAGATGAATAACGATTTCACGCATATTCGAGAAAAAATCTTCATGTTTGGCAAGTCCACTCAATCCTAAAAAATTGGCGATCTGTCCGCCAAAAATAGTGACAGCAATACCTGCGGTAAATCCTATCGTGACCGGTCTTGGGATAAAGGCAATTAATTTGCCTAATCGACACAATCCCATCATAAGCAAAAAGACACCTGCCATAAAACCAGCAATCAATAAATTTTCATATCCATATTGCATCACTACAGCGAATAATATAGGAATAAATGCACCTGTCGGCCCACCGATTTGAAATTTGGAACCTCCACACAAAGAAATAATTATACCTGCAATGATAGTTGTATAGATTCCATATTCAGGCTTAACTCCTGAAGCAATAGCAAAAGCCATCCCGAGTGGAATAGCGATAATACCTACGATCATGCCTGAAATCAAATCTTTGCGTAAACTATTGCGGTTATATCCAGCAAATCTTCCTGTCCACTTCATTTGTCTACCTTCTTTTTGCATATTTTAATATTTAATTTCAAATATCTGATTATTTGAATATACAGAGATAGTACGCCTGCATGCAGATTGTGTCAATGATATTTTATTCACATCAAAAAAAGTATCCCTTATTCATAAGAGATACTTTGATTGTGTATAGACAATTGTGGTTTGGAAATGATCTATTTATCGTAAACAGGTTCGCTTATTTTATTTCTCAAGATGTCTGCTTGCTTCAGGTTCATTGCGCATGCCTTCCAATAAAGAAATCGCGTCTACCAGATGATTATCAAAAATGCGCTTAGCTACTGCTAACAATTCTTGAATAAGCGGATCACGTAGTGAATAGATTACCGAGGTGCCTTCTTTGATTCCTTGCACTACATTTTTGCTACGTAATATCGACAGTTGTTGAGAAACAGCCGATCCTTCTGATCCGACAATCGTTTGCAATTCATTAACTGTCTTATCTCCTGTACAAAGTGCTTCTAAAATCTGGATCCGCATCGGATGGGCTAAAGCTTTGAAGAAATCAGCTTTGAATTGCTGTATATTTTGATTCATGAATCCATACCCCTTACTGTATTATCTTCAACAGATACGGATATCATAACACAAAATAATCATCATACCACCAGATGCCCCCGCTTCTCGGCTAGACCGATCGTTGCTGTCATGCCTGAATTGAATTCCAGAAAGTCACTTTCTACGCCATCACTAAAGATTACGCCATTTTCAGGCATCTGCGATATAATGCGCAATGGCTGCTGTTCGTGAATCTGTCCAAAAACACATTCGGTAGAAGTGGTACGGCTAGGAAATGGTTCTCTCACTGTAAAATACAACTGTGGTGTATCCCATGCCAATGAAGTATAAGTGGAGCTGTGAGTCTCTTTATACTGCATACTACCTGTTATCTGCTGATAGCTTTCACTGTGTACAATACCGTTTGCTCCTGCAAGAACACTTTTGAACCAACCTGTTGCACCCATCCCTGTTGATACAATAATGCCACTTGAAGATTGTTGCTCGGTATGCCCTGCTAACTGCAATTGATAACGAGCCGAGACATGTGTTTTGCGCCCGATAAATAAATCATTTACACCGTATAACGTCTGTCCGTCGTTCAATTCTGCTTTGGCTAACATCACTTCTTGGATCGCGCGGCGACGATTCAATACATCAGGTACCACCTGGATCAGATCACGAACTTGAAAAGGAAGCAAAATGCCATCCCAGCGTAGTGGATCAGGATTTACACCGATTAACGGTTGATGCGTGACATATTTCATCGTATTTGCAACCAATCCATCTTGCCCGAGCACCACTACAATATCATCTTCACCAAAAATAAAATTCGGTACATGTTCACGCTCTAACAGTTGCACTCTTCCGATCGTTTGTAACACAAGCATCGATTGTTCTACAGCATGACGATAATTCTGATCTTCTTGTATATAGTCGGTAAAATCAACACCCAGACGCTCAATATAAAATTGTGCTTGCTGGATCGTATTGTAACGAACAATCAATTCTTCTAATCGTGTTTTACGCTTGACGAGTACAATTTTATTTTCGCTTATCCGGCTATTCATATATTCCGACCTCCTTGCTGTTGTTGATGGTTATTTGATTCTGATAATAGTCCTTGCAATAGATCCGGTGTGATATTCAATTGTCCGATACGACCTGCATTTTCAGCTAATCCCTGGAAAGCAATCGCGATCAATTTATCAGGATT contains:
- a CDS encoding VOC family protein: MSASSQYTHQDYRSIRGIDHIGLTVPDIEEATRFFKQAFGASICYDTLTPQQPAQEGAETEQKLGLPQGAKVRHMRLIQIGQGASIEMFQFENTEQRSPALAVDYGIQHIALYVDDMPAAIRHFESAGGILLSSPNPLPNEEKGEGHLFVYGRAPWGTLIELLSYPHGIDYPQTSESNRWTPPAVT
- a CDS encoding SulP family inorganic anion transporter, which codes for MKWTGRFAGYNRNSLRKDLISGMIVGIIAIPLGMAFAIASGVKPEYGIYTTIIAGIIISLCGGSKFQIGGPTGAFIPILFAVVMQYGYENLLIAGFMAGVFLLMMGLCRLGKLIAFIPRPVTIGFTAGIAVTIFGGQIANFLGLSGLAKHEDFFSNMREIVIHLNTFNIYSLITGLTCFLAMIVTARFFPKVPGSLIGLLISTGVAVLFFQGKVATIESSFGAISGALPHFHIPDLTWDKITFLIRPALVIAMLGSIESLLSAVVADGMTGTRHNSNRELIGQGIANMITPLFGGIPATGAIARTATNIKNGAVSPISGVVHGIVVLLVLVLFAPYASNIPLASMAPILMLVAWHMSERKHFMHILKIKTSDSLVLAITFILTVFADLTTAVEVGLLLAVILFVKRMSQGLTITKVLPDPEAVNQQVQSHMVTENHDCPQISIYTIEGALFFGSTHLIEQAIDEAIANQPRIVLLRMGRVPMIDTTGDANLTILVRKVQSYGGIVIVSGIQHQPLELLQKTGLYTMIGAEHFYERTGIAINKALGYLDLERCRGCQHFAFHECQALSAGIITSPVSSPLLLKKALGSTV
- a CDS encoding ArsR/SmtB family transcription factor is translated as MNQNIQQFKADFFKALAHPMRIQILEALCTGDKTVNELQTIVGSEGSAVSQQLSILRSKNVVQGIKEGTSVIYSLRDPLIQELLAVAKRIFDNHLVDAISLLEGMRNEPEASRHLEK
- a CDS encoding sugar kinase, whose product is MNSRISENKIVLVKRKTRLEELIVRYNTIQQAQFYIERLGVDFTDYIQEDQNYRHAVEQSMLVLQTIGRVQLLEREHVPNFIFGEDDIVVVLGQDGLVANTMKYVTHQPLIGVNPDPLRWDGILLPFQVRDLIQVVPDVLNRRRAIQEVMLAKAELNDGQTLYGVNDLFIGRKTHVSARYQLQLAGHTEQQSSSGIIVSTGMGATGWFKSVLAGANGIVHSESYQQITGSMQYKETHSSTYTSLAWDTPQLYFTVREPFPSRTTSTECVFGQIHEQQPLRIISQMPENGVIFSDGVESDFLEFNSGMTATIGLAEKRGHLVV